A stretch of the Gracilinanus agilis isolate LMUSP501 chromosome 4, AgileGrace, whole genome shotgun sequence genome encodes the following:
- the LOC123244178 gene encoding ADP-ribosylation factor 4-like, with amino-acid sequence MGLTISSLFSRLFGKKKMLILMVGLDAAGKTTILYKLKLGEIVTTIPTIGFNVETVEYKNICFTVWDVGGQDKIRPLWRHYFQNTQGLIFVVDSNDPERIQEGAEELQKMLQEDELRDAVLLLFADKQDPSNAMAISEMTDKLVL; translated from the coding sequence ATGGGTCTCACCATCTCATCGCTTTTCTCCCGCCTCTTCGGCAAGAAGAAGATGCTCATCCTGATGGTTGGTTTGGATGCTGCTGGCAAGACAACTATTTTGTACAAGCTGAAGTTAGGGGAGATAGTCACTACCATTCCTACTATTGGTTTTAATGTGGAAACAGTAGAATATAAAAACATTTGTTTCACAGTCTGGGATGTTGGTGGTCAAGATAAAATTAGACCTCTTTGGAGGCATTACTTCCAAAACACACAGGGTCTTATTTTTGTGGTAGATAGTAATGATCCTGAGAGAATTCAAGAAGGAGCTGAAGAGCTGCAGAAAATGCTTCAGGAAGATGAATTGCGGGATGCTGTGCTGCTGCTCTTTGCAGACAAGCAGGATCCGTCCAATGCCATGGCGATCAGCGAAATGACAGATAAACTAGTCCTGTAG